AGGTGGCAATCCAAAAATAGATAATATTTCCCCAGTTACTCCTAAATGTTTAATTAAAAAAGCAGTAGTAAAAGCAGTATTTGTAATAACACTTAAATTAGTACCAACAAGAGTAACAGCCAAAAAATGGGCTGGTTGTTGTAGATATTTTAAAGCTTCCTTTGCCCCTTTAGCTTTTAGGTATTTTGGATCAGCTGAAACAATAGCAATTTCTGAACCAGAAAAAAAACCTTCGCAAAAAAGCAGTATGAAAAAGAGAATAACTCCTATCATTTTAATCTTTCTACTATAAGCTCTGTAATCCTCCTCCCTTTAAGACCAATTACTGTAAACTTAAGATTCTCAATTTGTATTGTTTCTCCTTTTTGTGGCAAACGACCTAAATGAGCTAAAATGAGTCCTCCTACTGTATCTTCTTCTGCTTTAAGATTTGTTTTAAAAATATAGTTAAAATCCTTTAAAGACATTTTTGCCATCACTTTATATTTATAAGGAGCTATCTCTTTATACCATTTTTCAGCCATATCATATTCGTCATATATCTCTCCAAACAATTCCTCTAATAAGTCTTCCATTGTAATGAGACCTACTACACTACCATATTCATTAACAACCATAACCATAGCTATTTTTTTTCTTTGCATTTCCCAAAAAAGCTCCTCTCCTTTTTTAGTTGACGGAACAAAATAAGGTTGAATAAATTTTTCTTTTAAATCCTTTACAGTTCCTTCAATTTTATTTAATCCCAATAAAGTTTTTGTATGAAGGATACCAATAATATTATCTGGATCCCTATCATATACAGGAATCCTTGAAAAACATTGATAGTTAAGAAGCTTTTTTAACTCTTTAATTGGTGTATCTAATGAAATGATAAACATATCTGGACGAGGCACCATAATTTCAGATACAGATTTATGTCTGAAGCGCAAAAGATTGGCTATAAACTCTCTCTCAATAATCTTAAACCCATCTTCATGAGAAGCGCTTTCTAAAAGTTGTAAAAATTCATTATCTAAAAAACAAGGTTCTTCCTTAGAAACAGCAGGCAAAGGATAAAGTGCAATATTCACCACATATCTAATAAAATTCCGGATAGGAGTAACTAATTTTACAAAGAAATTAATAAATGGAGCTATTTTTAAAGAAAAACTAGGAGCTTTTGTAAGAGCAAATGCCTTAGGAACAATCTCTCCCCAAAGCAATAAAATCGGTGTCATTACAGCAAGCGTAATCCATTTTCCTTTTTCGTCATAAAGAGCAATAGCAACAGAGGTAGCTAAAGCTGAAGCTGTAACATTAACACTTTCATTGCCAATAAGAATAGAAATAAGTAAATGAGCAGGTTTTTCTAAAAGAGAAGCTATTATTTTTCCATTTTTAGTCTCTTTAAGCTTTAGTATTTGGTAACGAGTGAGTGAAAAAAGAGCTGTTTCTGAACTAGAAAATAAAGCAGAAAAACATAAAAGGATGAAAATAAGGATTAACTTAAAATAAATAATTTCCATTTTTTAATCTTATATTTAAAGCTGGCTCAATCACCTCATCCATATTTTTAACAAAAATAAATTTAAGTTGTCTCTTTACTGAAGATGGTACTTCAATTAAGTCTTTTTTATTTCTTTCAGGCAAAATTATATATTTAACTTTTGCCCTTGCTGCTGCTAATGCCTTTTCTTTAATACCCCCTACAGGCAAGACCCTACCACGCAAGGTAATTTCACCAGTCATAGCTATTTCTTTATTAACAGGTTTATTAATCAGTGCCGAAATCAATGCTACTGCCATTGTAATACCAGCTGATGGCCCATCCTTTGGTACTGCCCCTTCAGGTACATGGATGTGAACATCTATCTTTTCATAAAAATCTTCTGCTAATCCCAATGCCTTTGCACGTGAACGAACATAACTCAAAGCAGCTTTAGCAGACTCTTGCATAACTTCTCCCATCTGGCCTGTAAGCATAAGATTCCCTTTACCTTTTAAAACTGTTACTTCTACTCTTAAAATTTCTCCACCATAAGGTGTCCAAGCTAATCCAGTAGCTACTCCTACTTCACTTTCTTCTACTTCAATCTCAGGTAGATACTTAGGCGGCCCAAGATATTGATGAAGATTAGATGGAGTAACCTTGAAAGGCCCTTTTTGACCTTCTGCTAATTTCCTTGCTATTTTTCTACAAATAGCCCCAATTTCTCTTTCTAAATTTCTTACCCCTGCCTCTCTTGTATAATTACTAATAATCTTTTTAATTGTTTCTGAGGAAATTTTTAAATCTTTTTGATTAAGACCGTGTTCTTTAAGCTGCTTTGGTAAAAGATATTTTAAAGCAATCTGAAGTTTTTCTTCTTCTGAATAGCCTGGAATTTCAATAATCTCCATCCGATCTTTTAAGGCCGAAGGAATAGGGTCTATAAGATTAGCAGTAGTAATAAACATTACTTTTGACAAATCAAAAGGAACACTTAAATAATGATCGCTAAAATTGGTATTTTGTTCAGGATCAAGTACTTCCAAAAGGGCAGAAGCAGGATCACCTCTAAAATCTGTGCCAATTTTATCAATCTCATCCAACATAAACACAGGATTATTTGAACCAACTTGTTTTAAGCCTTGAATAATACGTCCTGGCATAGCTCCAATATATGTGCGACGATGACCACGAATTTCTGCTTCATCTCGAATTCCACCTAAAGAAATGCGCACAAACTTTCTTCCTAATGCTCTAGCAATAGACTTACCTAAAGAAGTTTTGCCTACTCCAGGAGGGCCAACAAAGCAAAGAATTGCTCCTTTAGCATGAGGATTTAATTTTCTTACACTTAAATACTCAAGAATCCTTTCTTTAACTTTCTTTAAATTATAATGATCCTCATCTAAAATCTTTTTGGCTTCTTTTATATCCAATTTGTCTTTTGTACTCTTTCTCCACGGAAGCTCTACTAACCAGTCTAAGTAAGTCCGTATAACATTAGCATCAGCTGAATCTGGATGCATCATACTTAAACGTTCAAGCTGTTTAAATGCCTCTTCTTTTACTATTTTAGGCATTTTAGCCTTTTCAATCTTTTCACGAAATTCTTCTATTTCTTCATCAAACTCATCATATTCACCCAATTCCTTTTTAATGGCTTTTAATTGTTCACGAAGAAAATACTCCCTTTGAACTCTATCCATTTCTTCTCGTGCTTCTGACTGAATTTCTGCTTGTACTTTAGAAACTTGCAATTCCTTACCCAATAATTCATTTACTTTGCGCAAACGCTCTACAGGCTCAAGGATTTCTAAAATTTTTTGTGCTTCACTTACTTTAAATCTTAAATTTGAAGCAATAATGTCAGCTAATTGTCCTGGATCATCTATTTGACTAATAATGGCAAAAATATCTTCATAATCCAGTCCTTTTAAAGAAAGAATCTTTTCACTTTGCTCTTTTACATTTCGCATCAATGCTTCTATTTCAACTGTGATTTCAGAAACTTTTTTATCCTCTAGAACTTTAATCTTTGCTAAAAGAAATGGGGAAATCTGTATATATTCTTTTACCCTAGCTTTGGTTAATCCTTGTATTAACAACTTAAGCCGACCATCTGGCAATCTTAATTGACGCATGATTAAAGCAATGGTACCTACTTCATAAAGATCTTGAGGGGTAGGATTTTCTATTGTAGGTTCTTTTTGAGTAATAAGAAGAATTAATTTATCCTTAACTAAACTTTCTTCTACTGCTTTTAAAGATATAGGACGTCCAATAAAAATAGGCAGAATCATAGAAGGAAATACTACTAAATCTTTCATAGGAATAACTGGCAACAATTCACCGACTACAATCTCTTTTTCTTCTAAAAAATCCTGCATTTTATCTTCGCAATCTCCTTGCCAATAATATCAAGAACATATATTGTTATTTCTATCATGTCGGTTACCAAAAAAGAAGAGTT
This DNA window, taken from Candidatus Desulfofervidus auxilii, encodes the following:
- the lon gene encoding endopeptidase La, coding for MQDFLEEKEIVVGELLPVIPMKDLVVFPSMILPIFIGRPISLKAVEESLVKDKLILLITQKEPTIENPTPQDLYEVGTIALIMRQLRLPDGRLKLLIQGLTKARVKEYIQISPFLLAKIKVLEDKKVSEITVEIEALMRNVKEQSEKILSLKGLDYEDIFAIISQIDDPGQLADIIASNLRFKVSEAQKILEILEPVERLRKVNELLGKELQVSKVQAEIQSEAREEMDRVQREYFLREQLKAIKKELGEYDEFDEEIEEFREKIEKAKMPKIVKEEAFKQLERLSMMHPDSADANVIRTYLDWLVELPWRKSTKDKLDIKEAKKILDEDHYNLKKVKERILEYLSVRKLNPHAKGAILCFVGPPGVGKTSLGKSIARALGRKFVRISLGGIRDEAEIRGHRRTYIGAMPGRIIQGLKQVGSNNPVFMLDEIDKIGTDFRGDPASALLEVLDPEQNTNFSDHYLSVPFDLSKVMFITTANLIDPIPSALKDRMEIIEIPGYSEEEKLQIALKYLLPKQLKEHGLNQKDLKISSETIKKIISNYTREAGVRNLEREIGAICRKIARKLAEGQKGPFKVTPSNLHQYLGPPKYLPEIEVEESEVGVATGLAWTPYGGEILRVEVTVLKGKGNLMLTGQMGEVMQESAKAALSYVRSRAKALGLAEDFYEKIDVHIHVPEGAVPKDGPSAGITMAVALISALINKPVNKEIAMTGEITLRGRVLPVGGIKEKALAAARAKVKYIILPERNKKDLIEVPSSVKRQLKFIFVKNMDEVIEPALNIRLKNGNYLF
- a CDS encoding hemolysin family protein, which produces MEIIYFKLILIFILLCFSALFSSSETALFSLTRYQILKLKETKNGKIIASLLEKPAHLLISILIGNESVNVTASALATSVAIALYDEKGKWITLAVMTPILLLWGEIVPKAFALTKAPSFSLKIAPFINFFVKLVTPIRNFIRYVVNIALYPLPAVSKEEPCFLDNEFLQLLESASHEDGFKIIEREFIANLLRFRHKSVSEIMVPRPDMFIISLDTPIKELKKLLNYQCFSRIPVYDRDPDNIIGILHTKTLLGLNKIEGTVKDLKEKFIQPYFVPSTKKGEELFWEMQRKKIAMVMVVNEYGSVVGLITMEDLLEELFGEIYDEYDMAEKWYKEIAPYKYKVMAKMSLKDFNYIFKTNLKAEEDTVGGLILAHLGRLPQKGETIQIENLKFTVIGLKGRRITELIVERLK